A region of Thermovibrio ammonificans HB-1 DNA encodes the following proteins:
- the ndk gene encoding nucleoside-diphosphate kinase, which yields MAVERTLVIVKPDAVKKNAVGDIVRILQENDLKLLAIKMVHLTKEQAKKFYIVHKERPFYDELTDFMSSGPCVPMVLEGENAIARVREIIGATDPAKAAEGTIRKKYGTDVGRNAVHASDSPESAAYEIPFFFNQLEIHDQY from the coding sequence ATGGCAGTTGAGAGAACTCTGGTTATAGTAAAGCCGGACGCCGTGAAGAAGAACGCAGTGGGAGACATTGTAAGGATACTCCAGGAGAACGACCTGAAGCTCCTTGCAATAAAAATGGTTCACCTCACAAAGGAGCAGGCAAAGAAGTTCTACATCGTCCACAAAGAGAGGCCCTTCTACGATGAACTTACCGACTTTATGTCCTCCGGCCCGTGCGTTCCGATGGTTCTCGAAGGTGAGAACGCAATAGCAAGGGTAAGGGAGATAATCGGTGCAACCGACCCGGCAAAGGCAGCCGAGGGAACAATAAGGAAGAAGTACGGAACAGACGTAGGCAGGAACGCCGTTCACGCCTCCGATTCCCCCGAGTCTGCCGCCTACGAGATTCCGTTCTTCTTCAACCAGCTGGAGATACACGACCAGTATTAA
- a CDS encoding LptF/LptG family permease codes for MIKKLDRYVFSEGVKFFFLTLTTFLTLFAVIDFVSHFNMVSKVGASGAAAYILGRLPLYGVRVIPIATLIATMVTLSRFSETSELTVARALGISTYRFSAPLVILGVLASVASVAVQETLLPAGLKRATEIALKAGEEVTNGPQKVPGVWFKDRAGDFVFFWELLPKNKRAERVSIIKVKDFSPTGRIDAEEAIYKGGGRWLLREVFVRDFKELKSTEKETLPINLGVSVKELLLSVNNPEAMGLLELFLTIKRLSKLNYDTNYLRVELYSKLALGLLPVITAIIGIPFGVYNPRNKKGYTVLLAAIIVVSMWITVSLFLSLGKSEVLPPLYAAFAPLLLFGAVGLFLLGRVES; via the coding sequence GTGATAAAGAAGCTCGACAGATACGTCTTCTCCGAAGGGGTCAAGTTCTTCTTCCTGACACTGACCACGTTTCTCACCCTCTTTGCCGTTATAGACTTTGTAAGCCACTTCAACATGGTCTCCAAGGTGGGAGCGTCGGGGGCGGCCGCATACATCCTGGGGAGGCTTCCCCTCTACGGAGTAAGGGTTATTCCCATAGCCACTCTCATAGCCACTATGGTTACGCTCTCTCGGTTTTCCGAAACCAGCGAGCTTACAGTTGCAAGGGCGTTGGGCATAAGCACCTACAGGTTTTCGGCTCCCCTCGTTATCCTCGGAGTGCTGGCATCGGTAGCCTCCGTGGCCGTTCAGGAGACCTTACTGCCGGCAGGCCTTAAAAGGGCAACGGAGATTGCCCTTAAGGCCGGAGAAGAGGTGACAAACGGCCCCCAAAAGGTTCCGGGCGTGTGGTTCAAGGACAGAGCAGGAGATTTTGTGTTCTTCTGGGAGCTCCTGCCAAAAAACAAGAGGGCGGAGCGGGTAAGCATAATAAAGGTTAAAGACTTCTCGCCTACGGGGAGAATAGACGCAGAAGAGGCCATTTACAAGGGCGGGGGTAGGTGGCTTCTCAGGGAAGTCTTTGTAAGGGATTTTAAAGAGCTAAAGAGCACTGAGAAGGAAACGCTTCCTATAAATTTGGGGGTAAGCGTAAAGGAGCTACTTCTGTCGGTAAACAACCCGGAGGCAATGGGGCTCTTAGAGCTATTCCTGACCATAAAGAGATTGAGTAAGCTCAACTACGATACCAACTACCTCAGGGTGGAGCTCTACTCAAAGCTGGCACTCGGGCTGCTTCCGGTTATAACGGCGATAATCGGAATACCCTTTGGGGTTTACAACCCGAGGAATAAAAAGGGCTACACGGTGTTGCTTGCGGCAATAATCGTTGTATCTATGTGGATTACCGTATCGCTGTTTCTGAGCCTGGGGAAGAGTGAGGTCCTTCCGCCCCTTTACGCAGCCTTCGCTCCGCTCCTGCTATTTGGGGCCGTTGGGCTGTTCCTCCTGGGGAGGGTGGAAAGTTGA
- a CDS encoding LptF/LptG family permease: protein MKVLHRYIAFEITRVAALSSALFLFVILMDRASTIAETVLGKGVSFLDFLSVLAKGLPAFLGIVIPMSFVLSVVIVFIGMNSNNELTAAKSCGISLKELSKPVFLLGLIFSLLSFYSLMFLAPKSNVAMKRELEELLRKKITLSITEKRFSSNFPGVTFYVEKLYPEKGLLVNFMASLQKKEKLVTAFGRRGFLRTKGDTVFLDIEDGSAQVVDWKKPKEFKFIKFKSYTVELYKFTRKERFKAAKYKTLFQLLKERDKEARVAVVKRTALAFASLIVGIIGFSIAVSIPRGSIGVGVLISLLLIVLYYILYTFSKKVALKTGQPLLALLPDVVFGAAALLLYKLAVSERIRINVGARW from the coding sequence ATGAAGGTCCTTCACAGGTACATAGCCTTCGAAATCACCCGGGTGGCGGCCCTCAGCTCCGCCCTCTTCCTCTTTGTAATCCTGATGGACAGGGCATCGACCATAGCAGAAACCGTCCTCGGGAAAGGGGTCTCCTTCCTGGACTTCCTCTCGGTTCTTGCCAAAGGGCTACCGGCGTTCCTCGGGATAGTGATTCCGATGTCCTTCGTTCTTTCGGTTGTTATAGTGTTCATAGGGATGAACAGCAACAACGAGCTTACGGCCGCAAAATCGTGCGGCATAAGCCTGAAAGAGCTGTCAAAACCGGTTTTCCTGCTCGGCCTCATATTCTCGCTCCTCTCCTTCTACTCACTTATGTTCCTTGCCCCAAAGAGCAACGTTGCAATGAAGAGGGAGCTGGAAGAGCTCCTGAGGAAGAAGATAACCTTGAGTATCACAGAGAAGAGGTTTTCCAGCAACTTCCCCGGTGTAACGTTTTACGTTGAGAAGCTCTACCCGGAAAAGGGGCTCCTTGTAAACTTCATGGCGTCGCTACAGAAGAAGGAGAAACTCGTAACAGCTTTCGGCAGAAGGGGCTTCCTGAGGACAAAGGGAGACACCGTCTTCCTCGACATAGAAGACGGCAGTGCCCAAGTTGTAGACTGGAAAAAACCGAAAGAGTTCAAGTTCATAAAGTTCAAGAGCTACACGGTTGAACTCTACAAGTTCACCAGAAAAGAGAGGTTCAAGGCAGCCAAATACAAAACCCTATTCCAGCTCCTCAAAGAGAGGGATAAAGAGGCCAGAGTTGCCGTTGTAAAGAGAACCGCACTGGCGTTTGCCTCGCTGATAGTGGGGATAATCGGATTCTCCATAGCGGTCTCAATTCCCAGAGGCTCCATAGGTGTGGGAGTTCTGATTAGCCTCCTTCTCATCGTGCTTTACTACATACTCTACACCTTCTCTAAGAAGGTTGCCCTGAAAACCGGGCAACCCCTTTTGGCGCTTCTGCCCGATGTGGTATTCGGTGCGGCGGCTCTGTTACTCTATAAACTGGCGGTAAGCGAGCGCATTCGGATAAACGTTGGAGCGCGGTGGTGA
- a CDS encoding endonuclease V, with protein MKFSFKKAAKAQKALAEKVKITPLTREPKLIAGCDLTFLDPFKNPTTGIGAFVVLTYPELEVVEKHYETLKVEIPYVAGFLAFRELPLLLKTLKRLKHTPDLIVVDGHGITHPRKLGIASHLGVVTGIPTVGCAKKPLYGEFQEPCRERGCRSPITDPKTGTVLGYALRTKRNVKPVYVSPGHLVTPEEAAELVLSSCTKYRLPEPTRLAHNYLQSVRKVIIQGKSQGGGEYGS; from the coding sequence TTGAAGTTCTCCTTTAAGAAAGCGGCTAAAGCCCAGAAAGCTCTGGCTGAAAAGGTGAAAATAACGCCCCTTACAAGGGAACCGAAACTCATTGCCGGATGCGACTTAACGTTTTTAGACCCTTTTAAAAACCCCACCACGGGAATAGGGGCATTTGTGGTTTTAACCTACCCGGAACTGGAGGTTGTAGAAAAGCACTACGAAACCCTTAAGGTAGAGATACCTTACGTGGCCGGCTTTCTGGCCTTCAGAGAGCTTCCCCTCCTTTTAAAAACGCTGAAAAGGCTGAAACACACCCCCGACCTTATCGTGGTGGACGGCCACGGAATAACCCACCCCAGAAAACTCGGAATAGCCTCACACCTGGGGGTGGTAACGGGAATACCCACGGTAGGGTGCGCCAAAAAGCCCCTCTACGGGGAGTTCCAAGAGCCCTGCAGGGAAAGGGGATGCCGCTCTCCCATCACAGACCCGAAAACGGGCACGGTACTCGGCTACGCCTTAAGGACCAAAAGGAACGTTAAACCGGTTTACGTCTCTCCGGGTCACTTAGTAACTCCGGAGGAAGCGGCCGAGCTGGTGCTCTCAAGCTGCACCAAGTACAGGCTTCCGGAACCAACACGGTTGGCGCACAACTACCTGCAGTCTGTTAGAAAGGTTATAATACAGGGCAAATCCCAAGGAGGAGGAGAATATGGCAGTTGA
- the secF gene encoding protein translocase subunit SecF, translating to MERKFDFIGKRYWAYLFSLTLILGTWLYGAFIKGPKFGIDFTGGVLVLVKVEEPGITTGKIREIFKGSVEGVTVQNVQGENEFMIKAPATGDTNKTVETIRRKLKEHFKSGVTILKVEMIGPTVGKELREKGIMAIIYALIGILIYVAWRFEFIFAVGAVLALIHDALATTGVFMAVGREFSLPVIAALLTVIGYSINDTIVVYDRIRENMKVYLRSKPFEEIVNDSINQTLSRTIITSLTTLFVVLCLYLFGGGVINDFAFVLLVGITVGTYSSIFIASAIVVDWYKYMKKVK from the coding sequence ATGGAAAGAAAGTTCGACTTCATCGGTAAACGCTACTGGGCATACCTGTTCTCCCTTACACTAATCCTGGGAACCTGGCTCTACGGTGCCTTCATAAAGGGGCCCAAGTTCGGAATCGACTTTACAGGCGGCGTCCTCGTCCTCGTTAAGGTGGAAGAGCCGGGGATAACAACCGGGAAGATAAGGGAAATCTTCAAAGGGAGCGTAGAAGGTGTGACCGTTCAGAACGTTCAAGGGGAGAACGAGTTCATGATAAAGGCCCCGGCTACGGGAGATACCAACAAAACGGTAGAGACAATACGGCGGAAGCTCAAAGAGCACTTTAAAAGTGGCGTAACGATTCTGAAAGTTGAGATGATAGGCCCGACCGTAGGGAAAGAGCTCCGCGAAAAAGGGATAATGGCCATCATCTACGCCCTAATAGGCATCCTTATATACGTTGCCTGGCGTTTTGAGTTCATCTTTGCCGTGGGAGCCGTACTGGCCCTCATCCACGACGCACTGGCCACAACCGGCGTCTTCATGGCCGTGGGAAGGGAGTTCAGCCTCCCGGTTATAGCGGCGCTCCTAACGGTTATAGGTTACTCCATCAACGACACCATAGTAGTTTACGACAGAATCAGGGAGAACATGAAGGTTTACTTAAGGAGCAAGCCCTTCGAGGAGATAGTTAACGACAGTATCAATCAAACCCTCTCAAGGACAATCATAACCTCCCTGACAACCCTCTTCGTAGTTCTGTGCCTTTACCTCTTCGGCGGAGGCGTTATAAACGACTTTGCATTTGTGCTCCTGGTCGGAATAACCGTGGGAACGTACTCCTCGATATTCATCGCAAGCGCCATTGTGGTCGACTGGTACAAGTATATGAAGAAAGTGAAATGA